A window of Chaetodon auriga isolate fChaAug3 chromosome 2, fChaAug3.hap1, whole genome shotgun sequence contains these coding sequences:
- the ralgapb gene encoding ral GTPase-activating protein subunit beta isoform X1, with protein sequence MDQSLSSGQGHVSVLSCFPPSVGRDVVVATVKPLGAGLGKPDTRSLLHTDRQVKWTMEVLCYGLTLPLDGDTVKVCVDIYTDWMMVLVSLRDSIPPPISREPNLYVQKILRHLYTLFMPRSEHVSPVYLSLCQQVLCAVQSLARESTLMSRDTWETLLHFLLRINHAMTAQPTTTGSVSEQLSDLSMAVLFEVWLLSCSRCFPSRSLWLTGRQMLSRWRHQPAVVEQWNRVISALTSRLLLLTFGPSFPHFKVPDEDAALIPADMDDERVPHTWFRFLHLFSNPVDVSRQVVVCSTPSSQEEALRGDSQLADIFFKAMRGISTLVDAFLGVTVVNKEPTEQLLPHAGLTTRLHFRDRLPSFGVAVTRNPFRDHLPSYGLSRPRSGSAPPIPVNIMTMPSATPSSNPPPPHNRRLKPANVSRTTCKPLMTSSFTHHPPSFIPQFSSPQPFPSPFRCNVDSLLHLFGSWLFDAALTNRDPALPDRWADGRAKAYGTLCRIFTCKKTAEDILPVYLSRFYLVLLQGLQVSDEACPPVLASILLNSTCLFCCDLRGVNLLLPFFISAVENVLLNREVLRFSFVSLVDLRQASILILLSLLPLPLQFPSVQSELSLDRQFSGIDVTAGSFMSLKPRLISVLIGALHTETDASNTQIILAAMLTLIQDLALSEATGQTQQETQCDGASRLRQTGRTCGTNTSGRTSTIPSDTAGILWVQFVRLLTQRLTSQWRNDSAVCLCALELLRGLAKVEVSVEEGEKRRALTSICSYIVFQCSRPPPLHSRDLHSIIVAAFYCLNVWLTQHPTMLNQQECLLEVLEIVELGISGSKSRREQDVTCKEEKKLNPSSLRVKEAAEATLSCVMQVSGAFPVLGGLLNEDDLIGCYSLRDSSVKKFRYFVVDSSVIMAMLEQPQGPEEVPCPSLTALIRGPSGCHAWTLQLHLQPREGRTHSQQTMIPEHHSVAKEDAGIRCGIKPQLFPEYIDRIPLVKADLSIPALHATVTKEMQQRLECLQAAIKRQRQVEAQPQVSGRSDVITTCRPPAPATNFQTARLFLSHLGLLTPETLKDPGTSGAPAQLVSLDSSLQGFSEHLRCLDQLPSRYCDYAFILYMRAGQRTATEILRNVESSYSVPSHFLDFLSSLGQPVEAGRRQVGGVSTSSLEFPAVLGDSGGGVFNGERFVLMYADALTEITFIVPSSSSHTVDRLKHPEEVEPRTEPQSHLQSHSKLRQSCTPPPTSSPAEDTKSFHFVSSTVNFESKFLIVWVEHFEDIESFPLSDLLSEDRNTETPASVSDVQLIFILRLKTGLYRICLRGNNKFSLIVPLVNGSVVSKRSLGVLVREMVINCCHRRRLESDSAPPPHVRRKHMISDIIHRYRSRHSEPAFYSGLFQNP encoded by the exons ATGGACCAATCACTGTCAAGTGGGCAGGGTCATGTGAGTGTGCTCAGTTGTTTCCCGCCTTCTGTGGGCAGagatgttgttgttgccacGGTGAAGCCCCTGGGAGCTGGACTGGGAAAGCCCGACACCCGCAgtctgctgcacacagacagacag GTAAAGTGGACAATGGAGGTGTTGTGTTACGGTTTGACTCTCCCATTGGATGGAGACACTGTCAAAGTCTGTGTGGATATCTACACTGATTGGATGATGGTCCTGGTTTCCCTGAGAGATTCCATCCCTCCACCAATCAGCAGAGAGCCTAACCTGTATGTCCAGAAGATCCTCCGGCACCTCTACACTCTTTTCATGCCGAG GTCAGAGCATGTGAGTCCGGTctacctgtctctgtgtcagcaggTGTTGTGTGCAGTTCAGTCGTTGGCCAGAGAGAGCACTTTAATGAGCAGAGACACCTGGGAGacactgctgcacttcctgCTCCGCATTAACCATGCCATGACGGCTCAACCCACCACTACAG gcagTGTGTCGGAGCAGCTGTCTGACCTATCGATGGCAGTGCTGTTTGAGGTCTGGTTGCTGTCTTGCTCTCGGTGTTTTCCATCTCGCTCTCTGTGGCTGACAGGGAGACAGATGTTGAGCAGGTGGCGACATCAGCCTGCAGTGGTGGAACAGTGGAACCGAGTCATCAGCGCCCTGACCTCCAG GTTGTTGCTCTTGACCTTCGGTCCGTCCTTTCCTCACTTTAAAGTCCCAGATGAAGATGCTGCTCTGATCCCTGCAGACATGGATGATGAAAGAGTCCCTCACACCTGGTTCAGGTTCTTGCACCTTTTCAG TAACCCAGTGGATGTCAGTCGCCAGGTGGTTGTTTGTTCAACCCCTTCCTCCCAGGAGGAGGCATTAAGAGGAGACAGTCAGCTGGCAGACATCTTCTTCAAAGCCATGAGAGGAATCAGCACACTGGTCGATGCCTTCCTGG GTGTGACTGTGGTCAACAAAGAACCAACAGAGCAACTGCTGCCCCACGCTG GACTAACAACAAGGCTCCATTTCAGAGACCGGTTGCCTTCTTTTG GTGTTGCTGTGACCAGGAACCCATTCAGAGACCACCTCCCCTCGTATG GTCTCTCTCGACCTCGTTCTGGAAGTGCACCACCTATCCCGGTGAACATAATGACCATGCCCAGTGCCACTCCTTCCAGcaaccccccccctccacacaaCAGACGACTAAAACCTGCAAATGTTTCCAGGACAACATGTAAACCTCTCATG ACATCTTCCTTCACCCATCACCCCCCCTCCTTTATCCCTCAGTTCTCTTCCCCCCAACCCTTCCCTTCCCCCTTCAGGTGTAACGTGgactccctcctccacctgtttGGCAGCTGGCTGTTTGATGCTGCTCTGACCAACAGAGACCCTGCTCTCCCTG ATAGGTGGGCGGATGGTCGAGCTAAGGCCTACGGGACGCTCTGCAGGATCTTCACCTGTAAGAAAACTGCAGAGGACATCCTGCCCGTCTACCTATCCAG GTTCTACCTTGTTCTCCTGCAGGGTCTCCAAGTGTCAGATGAGGCCTGTCCTCCTGTTCTGGCCTCCATCCTGCTGAACTCCACTTGTCTGTTCTGCTGTGACCTGAGAGGAGTCAACCTGCTGCTCCCCTTCTTTATTTCAGCTGTTGAGAATGTGCTGCTCAATAG GGAAGTGTTGAGGTTTAGTTTTGTGAGTCTGGTGGATTTGAGGCAAGCCTCCATTCTCATCCTGCTGTCCCTGCTGCCCCTCCctctgcagtttccctctgtCCAATCAGAG TTGTCATTAGACCGGCAGTTCAGTGGTATTGATGTCACAGCTGGTAGCTTCATGTCTCTAAAGCCCCGCCTCATCAGTGTTCTGATTGGAGCTCTGCATACAGAGACTGATGCCTCCAACACACAGATCATACTTG CGGCCATGTTGACCCTGATTCAGGATTTGGCTCTGTCTGAGGCTACAGGGCAAACCCAGCAG GAAACCCAATGCGATGGTGCCAGCAGACTGAGGCAGACCGGGAGAACCTGTGGAACCAATACAAGCGGACGCACCAGTA CCATCCCATCCGACACAGCAGGGATCCTCTGGGTTCAGTTTGTTCGTCTGCTGACTCAGCGTCTAACCAGTCAATGGAGGAATGACTcagcagtttgtctgtgtgcactgGAATTACTGCGAGGATTGGCTAag gtggaggtgagtgTCGAGGAGGGTGAGAAGAGGCGAGCGCTTACTTCAATCTGCAGTTACATCGTGTTTCAGTGCAGTCGTCCTCCTCCACTTCACTCCAGAGATCTGCACTCCATCATCGTTGCTGCTTTCTACTGTCTGAACGTCTGGTTAACCCAACACCCCACCATGCTCAACCAACAG gagtGTTTGTTGGAGGTCCTGGAGATCGTGGAATTGGGGATTTCAGGCAGTAAGTCCAGACGGGAACAGGACGTGACAtgtaaagaagagaaaaaactGAACCCATCCTCGCTGAGGGTGAAGGAGGCAGCTGAGGCCACACTGAGCTG TGTTATGCAGGTTTCAGGGGCCTTCCCTGTCCTCGGAGGCCTGCTGAATGAGGACGATCTGATTGGTTGCTACTCTTTGCGTGACAGCAGTGTGAAGAAGTTCAGATATTTTGTGGTGGACAGCTCAGTGATCATGGCCATGCTGGAACAACCACAGGGGCCTGAAGAGG TGCCGTGTCCGTCGCTCACAGCGCTGATCAGAGGACCGTCAGGATGTCACGCTTGGACTCtacagctccacctgcagcccaGAGAGGGACGAACTCACTCACAG CAAACCATGATCCCAGAGCATCACAGCGTAGCGAAAGAAGATGCTGGGATACGATGTGGCATCAAACCTCAGCTGTTTCCTGAATACATTGACAGAATTCCCTTAGTTAAAGCAGATCTGAGTATTCCAGCTCTGCATGCAACAGTTACTAAGGAG ATGCAGCAGCGGCTGGAGTGTCTGCAAGCAGCAATTAAGAGGCAGCGACAGGTTGAAGCTCAGCCGCAGGTGAGTGGACGGTCGGACGTCATTACGACATGCAGGCCGCCAGCCCCCGCCACCAACTTCCAGACGGCAAGACTCTTCCTGTCCCACCTGGGCCTGCTAACACCTGAGACCCTGAAG gatCCAGGTACCAGCGGTGCTCCTGCACAGCTGGTTTCTCTGGACTCATCTCTTCAAGGTTTCTCGGAACATCTGCGATGTTTGGACCAGCTACCGTCCAGGTACTGTGACTACGCCTTCATCCTCTACAtgagagcaggacagaggacagcaacGGAG ATCCTGAGGAACGTGGAGTCCAGCTACAGTGTCCCATCCCACTTCCTAGACTTCCTGTCATCTCTTGGTCAGCCGGTGGAGGCGGGGCGACGACAGGTGGGTGGAGTCAGCACCAGCAGTTTAG AATTCCCTGCTGTGCTGGGTGACAGTGGAGGGGGCGTGTTTAACGGAGAGAGGTTTGTTCTGATGTACGCCGACGCTCTGACAGAAATCACCTTCATCGTCCCGTCGTCATCCTCACACA CGGTTGATAGGCTGAAGCATCCAGAGGAGGTGGAGCCTCGGACTGAGCCTCAATCACACCTGCAGAGTCATTCTAAGCTCCGCCAAAGCTGCACCCCCCCGCCCACA aGTTCTCCAGCTGAAGACACGaagtcttttcattttgtgtcatcaACAGTCAACTTTGAATCTAAATTCCTGATCGTCTGGGTTGAACACTTTGAGGATATCG AGAGTTTCCCTCTAtctgatctgctgtcagaagacagaaacacagaaacacctgcGAG tgtgtcagacgTCCAGCTGATCTTCATACTTCGCCTGAAAACTGGACTCTATCGGATTTGTTTGCGTGGAAACAACAAGTTCAGTCTCATTGTCCCACTGGTCAACGGGAGTGTGGTCAGCAAGAGGTCTTTGG GTGTCCTGGTTAGAGAGATGGTGATCAACTGTTGCCATCGGCGACGTTTGGAGAGTGACTCTGCCCCTCCACCCCATGTTAGAAGGAAGCACATGATCAGTGACATCATCCATCGCTACCGCAGTCGCCACTCTGAACCTGCCTTCTACTCCGGCCTGTTCCAGAACCCGTGA